Proteins from a genomic interval of Musa acuminata AAA Group cultivar baxijiao chromosome BXJ1-9, Cavendish_Baxijiao_AAA, whole genome shotgun sequence:
- the LOC103997938 gene encoding homeobox-leucine zipper protein HOX16 has translation MDPARLIFDSSSSHRHHGQRMLLLGSGGVSPVFGGAISALTEGANKRRPFFTSPDEILEEEYYYDEQLPEKKRRLMPDQVHLLERSFEAENKLEPERKSELARKLGLQPRQVAVWFQNRRARWKTKQLEHDFDRLKSSYNSLLSDHDSLLKENDGLRSQVISLTEKLQSKAAALMAAAASVNDPASLGVPKKAEDRLSTGSGGSAVVDANQLLHSSEESCLPDGYHSMGPVDGRVHSEEDDASDEGCNYYSEEDAQLGWWVWN, from the exons ATGGATCCTGCCCGTCTGATCTTTGATTCCTCCTCGTCGCACCGCCACCACGGGCAGCGGATGCTCCTCTTGGGAAGCGGCGGCGTTAGTCCGGTGTTCGGAG GGGCGATATCGGCACTGACGGAGGGCGCGAACAAGCGGCGGCCGTTCTTCACGTCGCCGGACGAGATCCTGGAGGAGGAGTACTACTACGACGAGCAACTGCCGGAGAAGAAGCGCCGCCTCATGCCGGATCAG GTACACTTACTGGAGCGGAGCTTCGAGGCGGAGAACAAGCTGGAGCCGGAGCGAAAGAGCGAGCTAGCTCGGAAGCTCGGCCTGCAACCGAGGCAGGTGGCTGTTTGGTTCCAGAACCGTCGCGCCCGGTGGAAGACTAAGCAGCTGGAACACGACTTCGATCGCCTCAAGTCCTCCTACAACTCCCTCCTCTCCGATCACGACTCCCTTCTCAAGGAAAACGACGGCCTCCGCTCCCAG GTCATCTCATTGACTGAGAAGCTCCAGAGTAAGGCAGCAGCACTGATGGCCGCGGCTGCATCAGTCAATGATCCTGCGTCCCTGGGCGTCCCAAAAAAGGCCGAGGATAGGCTGAGCACGGGGAGCGGCGGGAGCGCGGTGGTCGACGCGAACCAGCTGCTGCACAGCAGCGAGGAGTCCTGTCTCCCCGATGGCTACCATAGCATGGGGCCGGTCGATGGCCGGGTGCACTCGGAGGAGGACGACGCCAGCGACGAGGGGTGCAACTACTATTCCGAGGAGGATGCTCAGCTAGGATGGTGGGTTTGGAACTGA